A genome region from Aliivibrio salmonicida LFI1238 includes the following:
- a CDS encoding cobalamin biosynthesis family protein has product MLDKLSFFIADYSLLVLWGALLFHLFLPIPVHAHPMTIWRKFAELLSTKVNTARSYQQRFISGALAWCLMIIPSFIVCIAALPIVWNLPLFNLGLLLISLEWRGVEKLCKETIQAINKNNKKEAKEALLPWVNRDVEPLSILGLGKASAETIILGYARTVIGVLFWYGIAGGIGAFIYRLSLELARAWSPSRDSFRPFGIPALTIQAFLDFIPLKLFSLLCLLGEKCGLTLQRLKQQQKSWANKNNAWLLIIIGSKFELSMGGPVIYQGKKISRPKLGGKIVPSAIHLAQIHRFLSWRIAIWIILQSVIMVMLKQGL; this is encoded by the coding sequence ATGCTTGATAAACTGTCTTTCTTCATCGCCGATTATTCCCTATTAGTTTTATGGGGCGCATTGTTATTTCATTTATTTTTGCCGATACCTGTTCACGCCCACCCAATGACTATTTGGCGAAAGTTTGCAGAACTATTGTCTACAAAAGTGAATACAGCTCGATCCTATCAACAACGATTTATTTCAGGCGCTCTTGCCTGGTGCTTAATGATTATCCCTTCATTTATTGTTTGTATTGCTGCATTACCTATCGTTTGGAATCTTCCCTTATTCAATCTAGGATTACTCTTAATTTCTTTAGAATGGCGAGGGGTTGAAAAACTCTGTAAAGAAACTATTCAAGCGATTAATAAAAATAATAAAAAAGAAGCAAAAGAAGCCTTACTTCCTTGGGTAAATCGAGATGTAGAACCTCTATCTATTTTAGGTTTAGGGAAAGCCAGCGCCGAAACCATTATTTTAGGTTATGCCAGAACGGTTATTGGTGTTTTATTCTGGTATGGCATCGCAGGTGGGATTGGTGCTTTCATTTATCGCTTATCTTTAGAGTTAGCCAGAGCTTGGTCTCCATCAAGAGATTCATTTCGTCCATTTGGGATCCCCGCTTTAACCATTCAAGCGTTCCTTGATTTTATTCCTTTAAAACTTTTTAGCTTATTATGTCTTTTAGGTGAAAAATGCGGATTAACCCTTCAACGCCTCAAACAACAACAAAAAAGTTGGGCAAATAAAAATAACGCTTGGTTATTAATTATCATTGGCAGTAAATTTGAATTATCTATGGGAGGACCCGTAATTTATCAAGGAAAGAAAATAAGTCGTCCAAAGCTAGGAGGGAAAATTGTACCTTCTGCGATTCATTTAGCTCAAATCCATCGTTTTTTAAGCTGGAGAATCGCCATTTGGATAATTCTTCAAAGCGTCATCATGGTTATGCTTAAACAAGGGCTATAA
- a CDS encoding TRIC cation channel family protein produces the protein MLIYTIDMFGTAIFAISGVLLAGRLKMDPFGVTVLASVTAIGGGTIRDMALGATPVFWITDTNYLLVIFITCILTMLIIRKPKRLPWYVLPVSDAIGLAVFVGIGVEKALKYNADPMVAVIMGVITGCGGGIIRDVLAREVPMVLRSEVYATACILGGIVHTSALEFNVPSSTAMLCGVATTLVIRLAAIRWHLSLPTFALNK, from the coding sequence ATGTTAATCTATACAATTGATATGTTCGGTACCGCCATTTTTGCAATTTCAGGAGTGTTATTAGCTGGGCGGTTAAAAATGGACCCTTTTGGGGTTACCGTTTTGGCAAGTGTTACCGCTATTGGTGGTGGTACGATTCGTGATATGGCTCTAGGTGCAACCCCCGTTTTCTGGATTACCGACACAAATTATTTGTTGGTCATTTTTATTACTTGTATCTTAACTATGCTTATCATTAGAAAACCAAAGCGACTTCCTTGGTATGTTTTACCAGTATCGGATGCGATTGGTCTCGCCGTTTTTGTCGGTATTGGTGTAGAAAAAGCACTTAAATATAATGCAGATCCCATGGTCGCAGTTATTATGGGCGTTATTACCGGTTGTGGTGGTGGGATTATTCGCGATGTTCTTGCCCGTGAAGTTCCGATGGTATTGAGGAGCGAAGTTTATGCCACCGCTTGTATCTTAGGTGGAATAGTTCATACCTCAGCCTTAGAGTTTAATGTTCCCTCATCCACCGCAATGCTATGTGGTGTTGCGACAACTCTTGTTATTCGTCTAGCCGCTATTCGTTGGCATTTATCTTTACCTACCTTTGCGCTAAACAAATAA
- a CDS encoding peptidoglycan DD-metalloendopeptidase family protein, which translates to MILSKLTRIPVIHRILIGLCSAGVVAAIATIPGSVAPDSGFYKLNVGQTYPTEIRQEALISHEQSGKNQQLIWETYTVKSGESASVLFNRVGLSARQLYNLTSSDKEIETQLTRLRPGDKLKFGFNQNQEIIQLIRPISQFETYRISKVGDGYLGLLEKQEIETQLNYTKATITSNFWNASITAGLNPNQIMELAGIFGWDIDFALDIRAGDTFTVLYEEKYSKGEYAGKGNIIATTFTNRGDTFTAIRNDKNGNFYEPNGRAMKKAFLRSPINFRYVSSNFNPRRLHPVTGQRTAHRGTDYVAPVGTPIWAAGDGVVDKSGYNQFNGNYVFIRHSNTYITKYLHMTKRYVKAGQRVKQGDTVGTLGGTGRVTGPHLHYEFLVNGVHKDSRTVSLPQSKSLTGKDKKEFEVVAKQRLKELNQYSQFIVGTHPVLTH; encoded by the coding sequence ATGATATTATCTAAATTAACTCGTATTCCCGTGATTCATCGCATTCTTATCGGTCTCTGCAGTGCAGGAGTCGTTGCAGCGATTGCAACTATTCCAGGCTCTGTGGCTCCTGATTCTGGCTTTTATAAATTAAACGTTGGTCAAACTTACCCCACAGAAATCCGTCAAGAAGCCCTGATCTCTCATGAACAATCAGGTAAAAACCAACAACTGATTTGGGAAACTTACACAGTAAAATCAGGTGAAAGTGCCTCTGTATTATTCAACCGAGTCGGATTAAGCGCCCGTCAATTATATAATCTAACCAGTAGCGACAAAGAAATAGAAACACAACTGACTCGCTTACGACCTGGTGATAAACTTAAATTTGGTTTTAATCAAAATCAAGAAATCATCCAACTGATCCGTCCAATAAGTCAATTTGAAACCTACCGTATTAGTAAAGTAGGCGATGGTTACTTAGGGTTACTTGAAAAACAAGAAATTGAAACTCAACTGAATTATACCAAAGCAACGATTACTTCCAATTTCTGGAATGCTTCTATTACTGCAGGGTTAAACCCGAATCAGATAATGGAACTAGCGGGGATTTTTGGTTGGGATATTGATTTTGCATTAGATATTCGTGCTGGTGATACCTTCACTGTACTTTATGAAGAGAAGTACAGTAAAGGTGAATATGCAGGTAAAGGAAATATTATAGCGACCACTTTCACTAACCGTGGCGACACGTTTACCGCAATTCGTAATGATAAAAATGGAAATTTTTACGAACCTAATGGTCGAGCGATGAAAAAAGCATTTTTACGCTCTCCAATTAATTTTCGTTATGTTAGTTCTAATTTTAATCCACGTCGTCTTCATCCAGTAACAGGACAAAGAACCGCACATCGAGGGACTGATTATGTTGCCCCTGTAGGAACGCCTATTTGGGCTGCCGGTGATGGTGTCGTAGATAAATCAGGATATAACCAGTTTAATGGTAACTATGTATTCATTCGTCATAGTAATACTTACATTACAAAATATTTACACATGACTAAACGCTATGTAAAAGCAGGACAGCGAGTAAAACAAGGTGATACCGTAGGTACGCTTGGTGGAACTGGCCGAGTGACCGGCCCTCACTTACACTATGAATTTTTAGTCAATGGCGTTCATAAAGACTCAAGAACCGTTTCTTTACCCCAATCTAAATCGCTAACAGGTAAAGATAAAAAAGAGTTTGAAGTTGTCGCAAAACAGCGATTAAAAGAGTTAAACCAATACAGTCAATTTATTGTAGGTACTCATCCGGTACTCACTCACTAA